The segment TTCTGTACGTTTTACAGCGTCTCCAAAACCTAATGGCTTGTTTTGATTAATCCAAACTAAATGCGAATTTTCTAATTTTTTATAAAAACTATTCATATATTTTCTATAATCTCCAGATATTTCTTTCAAATAAGCATCATGTGGAGTGAAATGATCCTCTATTGATCTCTTTTCACGACCTACAACAAAACAATAATCTCTAAAATTCATAGAATACATCTGTTCATAAATATATTGTAATAACGGCATTACCACTTTTTTATTTACAGATACTTTTGAAAAAACTGGTACCATCTCTTTTGGCATTTCTTTTGTAAATGGTAATAGTCTTGTACCCTTTCCAGCTGCAGTAATAACTACTTTAGTCACAGAAATTCATTATTTGTCTCATCATCAAGCTTTTATAATTTTGGAATAAAAGCTATCATTCCAAAATTATAATAGGTAAAAATAGGTTGAAAATACAGGCATCTGTGATATCATGTCAAATTCAAGAATTAATATGAATAATGTTGAGGCTGTATCCAATTCACTAACCTCAAAATCATTAAAAGTTTGTGTGATTGGAATAGGCAGAATTGGTCTTCCAACTGCTTTATCCTTTGCAAAATCTGGATTAGAAACAATTGGTGTAGATATCAATGAAAGTTTAGTACAAAATATCAATTCCGGAAAATTTCCATTAAAAGACGAACCGGGATATGATAAAATTTTTGATGACGTTATAAAAAATAAAAAATTTTCTGCAACTACTAATATTGAAAAAGCTGTACCAAACTCTGATCTAGTGCTTCTATCATTACCTACTCCAATGGATGAAAATAATGTACCAGATTATTCTGCATTACGAACTGTAGGTATGAAATTATCTGAAGTGTTATCCCCTAATTCTTTAGTAATTGTTGAAAGTACAATTGAACCTGGATTTATTGAAGATGAAATGGTGTCATTAATTTCAAAATCTGATAGATTGAAAATAAATGACAATTTCTTTATTGGTGTTTGTCCTGAAAATGCAAATCCAGGAGAAATATTACATGATTTTACAAATTTACCTAGATTAGTTGGAGGTATTAACCAAAATATTACACAAATAATCAAATCTATATACAATTTTGTATTTAATGTTGAATTAGTTGAAATGCCAAATTGTAAAACTGCAAATGCTGTAAAACTGACAACAAATGTTTTTCGTGATATTAACATTGCATATATTAGTGAACTTGCATTAATGTTTGAAAAATTAGGAATAGATACAAACATTGTCTTAGAAGCAGCAAAAAAGAAATATAATTTTCAAGTTCATTATCCTGGTTCTGGTGTAGGTGGACCTTGTCTTCCAATCAACTCATATCAACTTCTTAATACTGCAAGAAGAACAAATTCTAATCTAAGTATAATTGAATCAGGTAGAAAAATCAATGAAAAAATGCCTGAACATGTAATCAACTTAACTTTAGATGGATTCCAAGAATGTAACCAAAATATCAAAGAAGCTACAATTTTGATTCTTGGAATATCGTATAAACCAAATGTCAAAGATATTCAATTAACTCCTGCAGAAATTATTATTAAAAAACTACAAGAGTTAGGAGTAACTGTGTGCATTTATGATCCATATTTTAAAGATGTTGATGTTTTTGGAATTAAATCTGAAAAAAATCTTGATGATATAATCCCCAATGTTGATGCTGCAATTATTGTAACAGGCCATGATGAATTTAAAAAATTAGAACTCTCAAAATTTAGTCAAATGAAAAATAAGATATTAATTGATACAAGAGGAATAATTGAACCAAATTCAGCAAAAAATGAAAATTTAATTTTTAGAGGACTTGGACGTGGATAATAATTCACAATCAATTAATCCTTTATCTCTTGTAAACATTCTAACTTTGCGATATGATCCGTCTATAATCCCTAACCTTCCTACAAAAAACTTTCAACATTTTGAATCTATACACGAACAACCTAATGTTGATAAAATTGAAAAATCAATTTGTAAAAATATTGAGCAAAAATTACAGACATTTGACAAACAAAAAATTTGTATTGCATTGAGTGGTGGAGTTGATTCCACATTAGTATTATCATTATTACGAAAAATTAAACCTGATATTGAAATAGAAGCTTTATCTATAAAATTTGCAAATAGTGTAGATGAAACTAAAAATGCATCTAAAATAGCTGATACATTTGATGCAAATCATACTATAATTAATCTTGAAAATTATCTATCTGAATTACCTAAAGCAATTAGCATGATAAAACTTCCTTTTTGGGATCTACATTGGTATTATGTTGCAAAAGCATCACAACCTATTTCAAAATTTCTTGTTTCAGGTGATGGTGGTGATGAACTTTTTGGTGGTTACACCTTTAGATACAAAAAATTTCTTTCATTAACAAATGAAACTTCAAGTCCATTAGAAAAAACAAAAGCATATTTAGAATGTCATGAGAGAGATCGTGTTTCTGATCAAGAAGATATTTTTACAAAAAAATCTAATTTTTCATGGAATTTAATTCATGAACAACTTATTCCTTATTTTGATAACAGTTTATCTAATTTAGAACAAATATTCTTAGCGGATTACAATGGAAAATTATTGTACAATTTTAATCCTGTAAATTCGAGAATAATTAATTCTCTTGAAATGAATTTACTTACTCCTATTCTTAATGATGATTTGATTTTGTCTGCTCCACATATTCCAATTGAATACAAATATGATGAGATTACAAATATTGGAAAAATACCATTACGTTCTATCTTAAAAAAGAATGGTCATGATTCTTTAGTTTCTTCAGAAAAATTAGGATTTAATGTTAACACAATTAATCTTTGGAAATCTCATGGTCATTCATTATGTAAAGAATTTCTTTCTGATTCAAGAGTAGTTAAAGATGGTTGGATAAACAATGAATGGATTCAAAAACACATTGATTCTCCGGAGTTAGATGTGAAATATGTTAACAAATTTTTAGGCATTTTAGCTTTTGAAATTTGGTATAGATTATTCATTACCAAAGAAATGAGTAGTAATACTACATTAGATTAATTTAGTATACAAAAATGAAAATAATAATGAAAAAAGATATTGTTGCTGGATTAGGCGAAATCGGTCTTCCAATTTTAAAAATCCTATCTAAAAAAGAAAATATTGTGGGTTATGATCTAAATGAAAAATTAATGAATAAAAATAAATTTCAAAAACTTAGTGAATTACCAACATCTTTCCTTCATGTAGCAATTCCGGTAACTATAAAATTTGACTCTAGTTTAATTCAATTAAACAAGAAATTCAAACCTGATTGTATTGTAATTCACAGTACAATTCCTCCTGGAACAACAGAGAGACTTCAAAGAAAAATTAATTCCCCAATAATTTTTAGTGCGACTAGAGGTGTTCATAAAAGAATGTTAAAAGATCTTAAACATTATACAAAATTCTTTGCAATCTCTAATTCTGCTCCAAAAAAACAATGGGCAATCAAAACTTTCTCCAAAAAAATGAAAAATTCTGGAATAAGGACTAAACAAATGACAAAACCTGAAACCTTGGAATTAGCTAAAATTCTATGTGACACATCATATCTTGGATGGTTAATTAATTATTCACAAATTACTAATGTTATAGCAAAAAACTTTGACGTTAATTACGATGAAATGTGGACTTTTTCAGATGAAATTCATAAACGTTTAGGAAATAGACCCAAAATGTATCCTGGTTATATTGGAGGGCATTGTGTAATTCCAAATTTAGAACTAATTAATAACCAAACATTGAATCTAATTAAAGAAATGAATACCTCTTATAGTAAAAAAATCAAAAACACAAAATCAATCTATAAAAAATATCTGAAAACTTAGTACTATTTTTTAACATATTTTTCTGCAACAGCAATAAATTTTCTTGCAACTATATCCCAATTAAATTTCTCAGAAAGTAATTCTCTAGATTGTTTTCCTAGTTTAGTTGCAACATCTTTATTTTCAATTAAATATTTTATCGAATTAATCCATGTTTCATGATCTCCTTCGTTAACAAGTAGACCAGTTTTTTCATGATAAATCATTTCAGGAATACCGCCAACATTAGATGCTATGATTGGTTTTTCCATAGCCATAGCTTCTCTACA is part of the Candidatus Nitrosopelagicus brevis genome and harbors:
- a CDS encoding nucleotide sugar dehydrogenase; the protein is MSNSRINMNNVEAVSNSLTSKSLKVCVIGIGRIGLPTALSFAKSGLETIGVDINESLVQNINSGKFPLKDEPGYDKIFDDVIKNKKFSATTNIEKAVPNSDLVLLSLPTPMDENNVPDYSALRTVGMKLSEVLSPNSLVIVESTIEPGFIEDEMVSLISKSDRLKINDNFFIGVCPENANPGEILHDFTNLPRLVGGINQNITQIIKSIYNFVFNVELVEMPNCKTANAVKLTTNVFRDINIAYISELALMFEKLGIDTNIVLEAAKKKYNFQVHYPGSGVGGPCLPINSYQLLNTARRTNSNLSIIESGRKINEKMPEHVINLTLDGFQECNQNIKEATILILGISYKPNVKDIQLTPAEIIIKKLQELGVTVCIYDPYFKDVDVFGIKSEKNLDDIIPNVDAAIIVTGHDEFKKLELSKFSQMKNKILIDTRGIIEPNSAKNENLIFRGLGRG
- a CDS encoding asparagine synthase C-terminal domain-containing protein, producing MDNNSQSINPLSLVNILTLRYDPSIIPNLPTKNFQHFESIHEQPNVDKIEKSICKNIEQKLQTFDKQKICIALSGGVDSTLVLSLLRKIKPDIEIEALSIKFANSVDETKNASKIADTFDANHTIINLENYLSELPKAISMIKLPFWDLHWYYVAKASQPISKFLVSGDGGDELFGGYTFRYKKFLSLTNETSSPLEKTKAYLECHERDRVSDQEDIFTKKSNFSWNLIHEQLIPYFDNSLSNLEQIFLADYNGKLLYNFNPVNSRIINSLEMNLLTPILNDDLILSAPHIPIEYKYDEITNIGKIPLRSILKKNGHDSLVSSEKLGFNVNTINLWKSHGHSLCKEFLSDSRVVKDGWINNEWIQKHIDSPELDVKYVNKFLGILAFEIWYRLFITKEMSSNTTLD